The following are encoded in a window of Haloarcula halophila genomic DNA:
- a CDS encoding ArsR/SmtB family transcription factor, which produces MEKALWYLLTATRGGANRARIIDTLSDRPMNANELADELDVGYKTIRHHMEQLEDHGVVESGDEDYAKLYFLTDRFDKYRDTFDEIVEQMDT; this is translated from the coding sequence ATGGAGAAAGCGCTCTGGTACCTGCTGACGGCGACACGCGGGGGAGCCAACCGAGCGCGCATCATCGACACCCTCTCGGACCGACCGATGAACGCGAACGAACTCGCCGACGAACTCGACGTGGGGTACAAGACGATCCGCCACCACATGGAGCAACTCGAAGACCACGGCGTCGTCGAGTCCGGCGACGAGGACTACGCGAAACTCTACTTCCTCACTGATCGGTTCGACAAGTACCGGGACACGTTCGACGAGATCGTCGAGCAGATGGACACATGA
- a CDS encoding tyrosine-type recombinase/integrase encodes MTVDDTGGSPCLSDALAEFVDGKSPNYAANLERVVGTWIDWCADRDVHTLEDVEVKTMARYADHLTRRVRAGQADADDGIAASSAWTYYSQISAFLSWATKWEYIPENPADKGRAKDQLPPKPSGNDADRQFWQPEQRQALLTYLDERAREAVDEAGLDAVEPVRDRAIAAVLAYTGVRGAEVLADRHDPRRTGITWSDVDLEAGTITVLGKNQEVEPTPLPEQASRPLARLRTLLSPPDDDWPVFPSRHTPTLYEVIDAAGYDRPDADPWTFVLDNGIEPPSLTTSGVRSLLKRWSRDADIPGLDVEDGEYLTLHGARRGVGEKLYRERGAAAAQRTLRHADPSTTSQMYSHIEASELAEDNTDIFDEE; translated from the coding sequence ATGACAGTCGACGACACCGGTGGTTCCCCGTGCCTCTCGGACGCTCTCGCGGAGTTCGTCGACGGCAAGAGCCCCAACTACGCTGCAAATCTCGAACGCGTCGTCGGGACCTGGATCGACTGGTGTGCCGACCGCGACGTCCACACGCTCGAAGACGTCGAGGTCAAGACGATGGCCCGCTACGCCGATCACCTCACCCGTCGCGTTCGAGCCGGGCAGGCCGACGCCGACGACGGGATCGCCGCGTCCTCGGCCTGGACCTACTACAGCCAGATCTCGGCGTTTCTCTCGTGGGCGACCAAGTGGGAGTACATCCCCGAGAACCCGGCCGACAAGGGCCGCGCGAAAGACCAACTGCCGCCGAAACCCTCCGGAAACGACGCCGACCGGCAGTTCTGGCAACCCGAGCAGCGACAGGCGCTGCTGACGTACCTCGACGAGCGCGCCCGCGAGGCCGTCGACGAAGCGGGACTCGACGCCGTCGAACCGGTCCGTGACCGGGCGATCGCGGCCGTCCTCGCGTACACCGGCGTCCGTGGTGCCGAAGTCCTCGCGGACCGTCACGACCCCCGCCGGACGGGGATCACCTGGAGCGATGTCGACCTCGAAGCGGGGACGATCACCGTCCTCGGCAAGAACCAGGAGGTCGAGCCGACACCGCTGCCCGAGCAGGCGTCCAGACCGCTCGCCCGCCTCCGAACACTCCTCTCGCCACCGGACGACGACTGGCCCGTCTTCCCGTCGCGACACACGCCGACGCTGTACGAAGTCATCGACGCCGCCGGCTACGACCGGCCGGACGCCGATCCCTGGACGTTCGTCCTCGACAACGGGATCGAACCGCCGTCGCTGACGACCTCCGGCGTCAGATCGCTCCTGAAACGCTGGAGTCGGGACGCCGATATCCCCGGGCTCGACGTCGAGGACGGGGAGTACCTGACCCTCCACGGTGCCCGCCGTGGCGTCGGCGAGAAGCTCTACCGCGAACGCGGGGCTGCGGCCGCCCAGCGGACGCTCCGACACGCAGATCCGTCGACGACGAGTCAGATGTACTCACACATCGAGGCGAGCGAGCTGGCCGAGGACAACACCGACATCTTCGACGAAGAGTGA
- a CDS encoding J domain-containing protein, giving the protein MQSQLSTLPDWLVFGLALGVAGSVLVAGLFLAANRFFPAKQQARRMSDGGERRRRTELREYLTAIDEQYAENHFVEGQHVAFYLPKRDVAITFDARAYYRIERSPTYPVLVEHEMPGIHLGTRLPFEVPEVTLGPDPEESEDPAMHAFEELGLDYGATAAEVRSAYRERVKEVHPDHGGDEDEFKRVREAYTMAKQHVAS; this is encoded by the coding sequence GTGCAGTCACAACTGAGTACGCTCCCGGACTGGCTCGTCTTCGGCCTGGCCCTCGGCGTTGCCGGGAGCGTCCTCGTCGCCGGGTTGTTCCTGGCTGCGAACCGGTTCTTTCCAGCCAAACAGCAGGCGCGCCGGATGAGCGACGGCGGTGAACGACGACGGCGGACCGAACTCCGGGAGTATCTGACGGCTATCGACGAGCAGTACGCCGAGAACCACTTCGTCGAGGGCCAACACGTCGCCTTCTATCTCCCGAAACGGGACGTGGCGATCACGTTCGACGCGCGGGCCTACTACCGGATCGAACGGTCGCCGACGTACCCCGTCCTGGTCGAACACGAGATGCCCGGCATCCACCTGGGGACGCGGCTCCCGTTCGAGGTCCCCGAGGTGACACTCGGTCCCGACCCGGAGGAGTCCGAGGACCCGGCGATGCACGCCTTCGAGGAACTGGGGTTGGACTACGGTGCGACCGCTGCCGAGGTCAGGTCGGCCTACCGCGAGCGGGTCAAGGAGGTCCATCCCGACCACGGCGGCGACGAGGACGAGTTCAAGCGCGTCCGGGAGGCCTACACCATGGCCAAACAGCACGTGGCCTCCTGA
- a CDS encoding RNA-protein complex protein Nop10 encodes MKSDIHVCADWEDEHDRPVYTLGDTCPDCGGNAVNSAPAPFDPADPHGSYRRSLKRRNRE; translated from the coding sequence GTGAAATCCGACATCCACGTCTGTGCGGACTGGGAGGACGAGCACGACCGCCCAGTGTACACGCTCGGCGACACGTGTCCCGACTGCGGGGGGAACGCTGTCAACAGCGCCCCCGCACCGTTCGACCCGGCGGACCCGCATGGCTCGTATCGACGTTCTCTTAAGCGCCGCAACCGAGAATAG
- a CDS encoding pyridoxal-phosphate dependent enzyme: METTATFRGLACTVCGTTTAADAARCPDCGGTLAGDYDARALAPEDLAGRAAQAAAVLPFETDTLVSLDEGGTPLVAVPPLAAELGVEAVYVKDEGRNTTGSLADRKLSVAVTEAVQSGADAVAAPSTGNGAQAAAAYAARADIDSKGYVPSRCPFLNKAMVNVHGGDMRVVEGRYDDAVEAFEEGAGDRYSVEPGHPFRVEGVKPVAVETVADLDWTAPDAVIHPTGHGESLVGLERGFAAAAASGLVDREPELYAVQPDGCAPVADAWIEDSGTPASVEHPDTIVGPLEVPDPAAGTAALAAVESSGGGAAAVDDKAVLQGAVDGCELGPEIGATGGTAVAGARELADSGAFASDDVVVLVNPVAGSKEADLLRSHLMSQGI; the protein is encoded by the coding sequence ATGGAGACGACAGCGACGTTCCGTGGCCTCGCCTGTACCGTGTGTGGCACGACGACGGCCGCCGACGCGGCCCGGTGCCCGGACTGTGGTGGGACGCTCGCCGGCGACTACGACGCCCGCGCGCTAGCTCCCGAAGACCTCGCGGGTCGAGCGGCGCAGGCAGCCGCCGTGTTGCCCTTCGAGACGGACACGCTGGTCAGTCTCGACGAGGGTGGGACCCCGCTGGTCGCGGTTCCCCCGTTGGCGGCCGAACTCGGGGTCGAGGCCGTCTACGTCAAAGACGAGGGCCGGAACACGACCGGCTCGCTCGCCGACCGCAAGCTCTCGGTCGCCGTCACCGAGGCCGTCCAATCGGGTGCCGACGCCGTGGCAGCGCCCTCGACGGGCAACGGCGCACAGGCCGCTGCGGCCTACGCCGCCCGCGCCGACATCGACTCGAAGGGGTACGTCCCCTCGCGGTGTCCGTTCCTCAACAAGGCGATGGTCAACGTCCACGGCGGCGACATGCGCGTCGTCGAGGGCCGCTACGACGACGCCGTCGAGGCCTTCGAGGAGGGTGCGGGCGACCGCTACAGCGTCGAACCCGGCCACCCGTTCCGCGTCGAGGGAGTCAAGCCGGTCGCCGTCGAGACGGTCGCCGACCTCGACTGGACCGCCCCGGATGCCGTGATCCACCCCACCGGCCACGGCGAGAGCCTGGTCGGCCTCGAACGCGGGTTCGCGGCCGCCGCGGCGTCCGGCCTCGTCGACCGCGAGCCGGAGCTGTACGCCGTCCAGCCCGACGGGTGTGCGCCCGTGGCCGACGCCTGGATCGAGGACAGTGGGACGCCCGCTTCCGTCGAACACCCCGACACCATCGTCGGTCCGCTTGAGGTGCCCGACCCTGCGGCGGGAACCGCCGCGCTCGCCGCCGTCGAATCCTCCGGTGGGGGCGCTGCCGCCGTCGACGACAAGGCGGTGCTCCAGGGAGCCGTCGACGGCTGCGAACTCGGCCCGGAGATCGGTGCGACCGGCGGGACTGCCGTCGCCGGCGCTCGCGAACTCGCGGACAGCGGCGCCTTCGCCAGCGACGACGTAGTCGTCCTCGTCAACCCGGTCGCGGGGAGCAAGGAGGCCGACCTCCTGCGGAGTCACCTGATGAGTCAGGGGATCTGA
- a CDS encoding redox-regulated ATPase YchF yields the protein MLSIALAGKPNAGKSTFYKAATMADVDVGNYPFTTIDANRGVSHVRTDCPCLALDERCGDEHCHDGKRYVPVELIDVAGLVPGAHEGRGLGNQFLDELTNADVILNVVDASGGTNEEGEPVEVGEHDPVEDVDFVEREMDLWLASIVDRNWESVERASRSPDFDIDEALTEMLAGVGATELDVARTLRGMDYPEDPIAWTDDHRETLASDVRRRTKPIAVVANKADIAPDDNVDRLRDAAEVVVPATADGELALRKAADAGVIDYDPGDPDFEVVGDISDQQREGLDRIRQVMHQWGDTGVQRALDTAVYDLLDHFTAYPVQNDTNWTDGQGNVLPDAFLLPQGSTPTDLAYAVHSDIGDGYIHAVDARKEMRISDSEELEEGSVIKIVSDAN from the coding sequence ATGCTCTCGATCGCGCTTGCCGGCAAACCCAACGCCGGGAAGTCGACGTTCTACAAGGCGGCGACGATGGCCGACGTAGACGTCGGGAACTACCCGTTCACGACTATCGACGCCAACCGCGGGGTCAGCCACGTCCGGACGGACTGTCCCTGTCTCGCTCTCGACGAACGCTGTGGCGACGAGCACTGCCACGACGGCAAACGCTACGTTCCGGTCGAACTCATCGACGTGGCCGGCCTCGTCCCGGGTGCCCACGAAGGGCGAGGGCTTGGCAACCAGTTCCTCGACGAACTCACCAACGCCGACGTCATCCTCAACGTCGTCGACGCCTCCGGGGGGACCAACGAGGAGGGTGAACCCGTCGAGGTCGGCGAACACGACCCCGTCGAGGACGTCGACTTCGTCGAACGGGAGATGGATCTCTGGCTGGCCAGCATCGTCGACCGCAACTGGGAGTCCGTCGAGCGCGCGTCCCGTTCGCCCGATTTCGACATCGACGAAGCGCTGACCGAGATGCTCGCCGGCGTCGGCGCGACCGAACTCGACGTGGCCCGGACGCTGCGGGGGATGGACTACCCCGAGGACCCCATCGCCTGGACCGACGACCACCGGGAGACGCTGGCGAGTGACGTCCGTCGCCGGACCAAGCCGATCGCCGTCGTCGCCAACAAGGCCGACATCGCCCCCGATGACAACGTCGACCGTCTCCGGGACGCGGCCGAGGTCGTCGTCCCCGCGACGGCCGACGGCGAACTCGCGCTCCGAAAAGCCGCCGACGCCGGTGTGATCGACTACGATCCGGGCGACCCGGATTTCGAGGTCGTCGGCGACATCAGCGACCAGCAGCGTGAGGGCCTCGACCGCATCCGCCAGGTGATGCACCAGTGGGGTGATACCGGCGTCCAGCGGGCGCTGGACACGGCGGTCTACGATCTCCTCGATCACTTCACGGCCTATCCCGTCCAGAACGACACGAACTGGACCGACGGCCAGGGGAACGTCCTCCCCGACGCGTTCCTGCTCCCGCAGGGATCGACGCCAACGGACCTGGCCTACGCCGTCCACTCGGACATCGGCGACGGCTACATCCACGCGGTCGACGCCCGCAAGGAGATGCGCATCTCCGACAGCGAGGAACTCGAAGAGGGTTCGGTTATCAAGATCGTCAGCGACGCGAACTGA
- a CDS encoding metallophosphoesterase, whose product MPTAGSITFDDRAVILDGTLVVADLHVGRGTGGSLELPVGSNAEMVERFGSLIDRHDPEEVVVAGDLLHSFQTVPRTVDDTVAGFEQACRDAGASLVVVPGNHDTMLDAVWDGPAESTTRIGETVVCHGHEEPATRGERYVIGHDHPTIEIEGQRRPCYLVGTDQYHGSEVVMLPSFNALNAGVVVNEMRAADFQSPLVTDADNLEPIVWDGQGRETLSFPRLGEFRRML is encoded by the coding sequence ATGCCCACAGCAGGCTCGATCACGTTCGACGACCGGGCCGTGATCCTCGACGGGACACTCGTGGTCGCCGACCTCCACGTCGGCCGGGGAACGGGCGGGTCCCTGGAACTCCCGGTCGGGTCGAACGCGGAGATGGTCGAGCGGTTCGGATCGCTGATCGACCGCCACGACCCCGAGGAAGTCGTCGTCGCCGGCGATCTGTTACACTCGTTTCAGACGGTTCCACGGACCGTCGACGACACGGTGGCCGGGTTCGAGCAAGCGTGTCGGGACGCCGGTGCCAGCCTGGTCGTCGTCCCCGGAAACCACGACACGATGCTCGATGCAGTCTGGGACGGGCCGGCCGAGTCGACCACCCGAATCGGTGAGACCGTCGTCTGTCACGGCCACGAGGAGCCCGCCACACGGGGCGAGCGGTACGTGATCGGCCACGACCACCCGACCATCGAGATCGAGGGCCAGCGCCGGCCCTGTTATCTGGTAGGGACCGACCAGTACCACGGCAGCGAGGTGGTGATGCTCCCTTCGTTCAACGCGCTCAACGCCGGGGTCGTCGTCAACGAGATGCGCGCCGCCGACTTCCAGTCCCCGTTGGTGACCGACGCCGACAACCTGGAGCCGATCGTCTGGGACGGGCAGGGCCGCGAGACCCTCTCGTTCCCGCGGCTCGGGGAGTTCCGTCGGATGCTGTAA
- a CDS encoding pyridoxal phosphate-dependent aminotransferase, with product MTEFSRRVEAVSISGIREVFEAAGEDAINLGLGQPDFPTPDHAREAAVDAIRAGKADAYTSNKGTQELREAIAEKHARDNDLDVDPADVIATSGGSEALHIALEAHVDAGQEVIFPDPGFVSYDALTNLAGGTPKPVGLREDLTLPPEAVEEAITDDTAAFIVNSPANPTGAVQSPADMREFARIAEEHDVLCLSDEVYEHQVFEGEHRSPAEFTDSGNVVVVNACSKAYSMTGWRLGWVTGASDRIERMLRVHQYAQACASAPAQYAAEAALSGPQDPVVEMREAFERRRDVLLEGLTEMGLECPTPKGAFYAMPKVPDGWVDAVIDRGVVVVPGEAFGAGGEGYARISYATDMDTLEEAIDIMAAATEAVR from the coding sequence ATGACAGAATTCTCACGCCGTGTCGAAGCGGTCTCGATCTCGGGCATCCGCGAAGTGTTCGAGGCCGCCGGCGAGGACGCGATCAACCTCGGGCTCGGTCAGCCGGACTTCCCGACGCCGGACCACGCCCGCGAAGCAGCGGTCGACGCCATCCGCGCCGGCAAGGCGGACGCCTACACCTCGAACAAGGGCACTCAGGAACTACGCGAGGCCATCGCCGAGAAACACGCCCGGGACAACGACCTCGACGTCGATCCTGCGGACGTGATCGCCACCTCCGGCGGGAGCGAGGCGCTGCACATCGCTCTGGAGGCTCACGTCGACGCGGGTCAGGAAGTGATCTTCCCGGACCCGGGATTCGTCTCCTACGACGCCCTGACGAACCTGGCCGGCGGGACGCCCAAGCCTGTTGGACTCCGCGAGGACCTCACGCTCCCCCCGGAGGCCGTCGAGGAGGCGATCACCGACGACACCGCGGCGTTTATCGTCAACTCGCCGGCGAACCCGACCGGCGCGGTCCAGTCGCCCGCGGACATGCGCGAATTCGCCCGTATCGCCGAGGAGCACGACGTGCTCTGTCTCTCCGACGAGGTGTACGAACACCAGGTCTTCGAGGGCGAGCACCGCTCGCCCGCGGAGTTCACCGACTCGGGCAACGTCGTCGTCGTCAACGCCTGCTCGAAGGCCTACTCGATGACCGGGTGGCGACTCGGCTGGGTCACCGGAGCCAGCGACCGGATCGAGCGGATGCTTCGCGTCCACCAGTACGCACAGGCCTGTGCGTCGGCCCCGGCCCAGTACGCCGCCGAGGCCGCCCTGTCCGGGCCACAGGACCCCGTCGTCGAGATGCGCGAGGCCTTCGAACGCCGCCGTGACGTGCTGTTGGAGGGGCTGACCGAGATGGGGCTGGAGTGTCCGACGCCGAAGGGGGCCTTCTACGCGATGCCGAAGGTCCCCGACGGCTGGGTCGACGCCGTCATCGACCGCGGTGTCGTCGTCGTCCCGGGCGAGGCCTTCGGTGCCGGCGGCGAGGGCTACGCACGGATCTCCTACGCCACGGACATGGATACGCTCGAAGAAGCGATCGACATCATGGCGGCCGCCACCGAGGCCGTCCGGTAA
- a CDS encoding zf-TFIIB domain-containing protein produces the protein MDSNGELACPQCDTPFEQRKVQGVVVDFCLTCGGVWLDPGELQELTGYKRHATHSTHDDIDEHDHEHEHEDDDYRFDVEDGEVEDRQDDSDGGLLGFVADAIDGAGDSDGDGGGGGGWGGGGDGGGGGGGGGE, from the coding sequence ATGGACTCGAATGGAGAGCTAGCGTGTCCACAGTGTGATACACCGTTCGAGCAACGCAAGGTCCAGGGTGTCGTCGTCGACTTCTGTCTCACGTGTGGCGGGGTCTGGCTCGACCCCGGCGAACTCCAGGAGTTGACCGGCTACAAACGCCACGCCACGCACAGCACACACGACGACATCGACGAGCACGATCACGAGCACGAGCACGAGGACGACGACTACCGGTTCGACGTCGAGGACGGCGAAGTCGAGGATCGTCAGGACGACTCCGACGGCGGGCTGCTGGGGTTCGTCGCGGACGCGATCGACGGCGCTGGCGACAGTGACGGCGACGGCGGCGGTGGCGGCGGCTGGGGCGGTGGTGGCGACGGTGGCGGTGGCGGTGGCGGCGGTGGCGAGTGA
- a CDS encoding UbiA family prenyltransferase: protein MAISRHDRGVSAAGRALLSQVHPVFMLPPLATSLFGALLAGSVDLLVAGIHAGAMFFAVYTAHVKDGYVDFYIRGEDDDHPLTSSACRGALVGAAVGFAACTVGLWLLVGPLAAAVTVPTWVVGYAHAPQLDMHPAGATMGYPTGIALALLGGYYAQATAFSPRVLGLATVFLTLLTGIKIIDDEQDYDYDRGIDKRTVAVLLGPVRARRTAVGLLVAAMAGVVVLTVALPTVPPTAAGAAIAFGAVTAVAHRADSELATMLLIRGSYLFLAVLVAAVWFRPLS, encoded by the coding sequence ATGGCAATTTCCCGACACGACAGGGGGGTCTCGGCAGCGGGTCGAGCGCTGCTGTCACAGGTCCATCCTGTGTTCATGCTCCCACCGCTTGCCACGTCGCTGTTCGGCGCACTCTTGGCCGGCAGCGTCGACCTCCTGGTGGCTGGGATTCACGCTGGTGCGATGTTCTTCGCCGTCTACACCGCCCACGTCAAGGACGGCTACGTCGACTTCTATATCCGGGGCGAGGACGACGACCACCCGTTGACAAGCAGCGCCTGCCGGGGCGCGCTGGTGGGTGCTGCCGTCGGGTTCGCGGCCTGCACCGTCGGACTCTGGCTCCTCGTCGGGCCGCTCGCGGCCGCCGTCACCGTGCCGACGTGGGTCGTCGGGTACGCACACGCCCCGCAACTGGACATGCATCCTGCCGGGGCGACGATGGGCTACCCGACGGGCATCGCGCTGGCGCTGCTGGGCGGGTACTACGCGCAGGCGACGGCGTTCTCGCCACGGGTTCTCGGGCTGGCGACGGTGTTTCTGACGTTGCTGACCGGGATCAAGATCATCGACGACGAGCAGGATTACGACTACGACAGGGGTATCGACAAGCGGACGGTCGCCGTCCTGCTGGGGCCGGTCCGGGCGCGGCGCACGGCGGTCGGCCTCCTGGTGGCCGCGATGGCCGGGGTCGTCGTGCTGACGGTGGCGCTCCCGACGGTCCCGCCGACCGCCGCCGGCGCTGCGATCGCGTTCGGTGCCGTCACGGCCGTGGCCCACCGTGCCGACTCGGAGTTGGCGACGATGCTGCTCATCCGCGGATCGTATCTCTTCCTGGCCGTCCTGGTCGCCGCGGTGTGGTTCCGCCCGCTCTCGTGA
- a CDS encoding NAD(P)/FAD-dependent oxidoreductase — MTDVVVAGGGLAGLVAARHLAEAGQDVTVFEDSEQVGGRVTTVHEGGYTFDQGFQVLFSAYPAVQRELDVEALSPRPFTPGATIARPNHRSVLSDPLRNPTAAVETAFNREIGFADKLRLFTLQRELAGRDPDSLLSGGGKTISEYLRERGFSQRFVDRFAAPFYGGITLDRSLGTDSLVFEYTYKMLSEGEIFVPAEGMQAMPEQLADSARAAGATIETERTVTDVSGEGDAATVEVGAETLTPDGVVVATDPGTAADLTGVAGITTEIVGCVTQYFTLPTNRAPDMGKRIVLNAADDRPNTVAPMSAVAPEYAPEGMELYSATFLGSPQDDDEALSAVVREALGSWYPAANFEDLELLRTDRVPLAQFAQPPGFRAGVPDPEDPPGPVVLAGDYTRWSSIQGALESGRVAAGLLTE, encoded by the coding sequence ATGACAGACGTCGTCGTCGCCGGTGGCGGACTGGCGGGGCTGGTCGCCGCGCGCCACCTCGCCGAAGCCGGACAGGACGTGACGGTGTTCGAGGACAGCGAACAGGTCGGCGGGCGGGTCACGACCGTTCACGAGGGCGGCTACACCTTCGACCAGGGATTCCAGGTGCTGTTCTCGGCGTATCCGGCGGTCCAGCGGGAACTCGACGTGGAGGCGCTGTCGCCGCGGCCGTTCACGCCGGGCGCGACCATCGCGCGGCCGAACCACCGATCGGTGCTGTCGGACCCGTTGCGGAACCCGACGGCGGCGGTCGAGACGGCGTTCAACCGGGAGATCGGTTTCGCGGACAAACTCCGCCTGTTCACGCTCCAGCGGGAACTGGCCGGCCGTGATCCCGACTCGCTCCTCAGCGGCGGCGGCAAGACGATCTCGGAGTACCTCCGGGAGCGGGGGTTCTCACAGCGGTTCGTCGACCGGTTCGCGGCGCCGTTCTACGGCGGTATCACGCTCGACCGTTCGCTGGGAACCGACAGCCTCGTCTTCGAGTACACCTACAAGATGCTGAGCGAGGGCGAGATCTTCGTCCCGGCCGAGGGGATGCAGGCGATGCCCGAACAACTGGCCGACAGCGCCCGGGCCGCCGGTGCCACCATCGAGACCGAGCGCACTGTCACCGACGTCTCCGGCGAGGGTGACGCGGCTACCGTTGAGGTCGGTGCGGAGACGCTGACCCCCGACGGCGTCGTGGTCGCGACCGATCCCGGAACGGCCGCCGATCTGACGGGCGTGGCCGGCATCACGACGGAGATCGTCGGCTGTGTCACCCAGTACTTCACGCTGCCGACCAACCGGGCGCCGGATATGGGGAAACGGATCGTCCTCAACGCCGCCGACGACCGGCCCAACACCGTCGCACCGATGTCGGCGGTCGCCCCCGAGTACGCACCCGAAGGGATGGAACTGTACAGCGCGACGTTCCTGGGATCACCCCAGGACGACGACGAGGCGCTTTCGGCTGTGGTCCGCGAGGCGCTGGGCTCGTGGTATCCGGCGGCGAACTTCGAGGACCTGGAACTGCTCCGGACCGACCGGGTCCCGCTGGCACAGTTCGCCCAGCCGCCCGGGTTCCGCGCCGGCGTGCCCGACCCCGAAGATCCGCCGGGACCGGTCGTTCTGGCCGGGGATTACACCCGCTGGTCGTCGATCCAGGGGGCCTTAGAGAGCGGCCGCGTGGCTGCCGGGCTCCTCACTGAGTAA
- a CDS encoding proteasome assembly chaperone family protein → MDEYDVETVADPDLSEPVLVEGLPGVGHVGKLAAEHLLEELESELVRKVYSTHFPPQVSIDEGRAELAAAEFYAVTPEDGRDMLVLSGNHQAQDTEGHYGLTDTFLDVADEFGVDEVFALGGVPTGELIEEYDVLGATTTDEFAETLSEAGVEFRDDEPAGGIVGVSGLLLGLGKRRGFPAACLMGETSGYLVDPKSAQAVLEVLQTVVGFEVDFATLEERADEMEEVVRKIQEMEQQNAPAPSDEDLRYIG, encoded by the coding sequence ATGGACGAATACGACGTCGAGACCGTCGCCGACCCCGACCTGTCGGAGCCGGTACTGGTCGAGGGGCTCCCCGGTGTCGGCCACGTGGGCAAACTCGCTGCAGAACACCTGCTGGAAGAACTCGAAAGCGAACTCGTGCGGAAAGTCTACTCGACACACTTCCCGCCACAGGTCAGCATCGACGAGGGCCGTGCCGAACTGGCCGCTGCGGAGTTCTACGCGGTCACGCCAGAGGACGGCCGGGACATGCTCGTCCTCTCGGGGAACCACCAGGCACAGGATACCGAGGGTCACTACGGACTGACCGACACGTTCCTCGACGTCGCCGACGAGTTCGGTGTCGACGAGGTGTTCGCGCTCGGGGGCGTTCCGACGGGCGAACTCATCGAGGAGTACGACGTGTTGGGTGCGACCACGACCGACGAGTTCGCCGAGACGCTCTCCGAGGCCGGCGTCGAGTTCAGAGACGACGAACCGGCCGGCGGGATCGTCGGCGTCTCGGGGCTCCTGTTGGGTCTCGGCAAGCGCCGCGGGTTCCCGGCCGCCTGTCTGATGGGCGAAACCTCCGGCTATCTGGTCGATCCAAAGAGCGCACAGGCAGTCCTCGAAGTCCTCCAGACAGTGGTCGGCTTCGAGGTCGACTTCGCGACGCTTGAAGAGCGAGCCGACGAGATGGAGGAAGTCGTCCGGAAGATCCAGGAGATGGAGCAACAGAACGCACCCGCCCCCTCCGACGAAGACCTGCGCTACATCGGGTAG